In the bacterium genome, one interval contains:
- a CDS encoding DUF262 domain-containing protein, translating to MTIRELLDGIEKLDYVLPEFQREYVWGLERAKQLFVSLFNKYPTGSLLVWKTQNPPEIKNNAIDRERIGTTAILLDGQQRLTTLYLLVNNEIPPYYKEEEIAYDPRRLFFNVSSGELLYYQAI from the coding sequence ATGACAATTCGTGAACTTCTGGATGGAATTGAAAAACTCGATTATGTGCTACCCGAATTCCAAAGGGAATACGTTTGGGGCTTAGAGAGAGCTAAGCAATTATTTGTTTCATTGTTCAATAAATATCCGACAGGAAGCCTCCTGGTCTGGAAAACTCAAAACCCCCCTGAAATAAAGAATAACGCAATCGATAGGGAAAGAATAGGAACAACTGCAATTCTATTAGACGGACAACAAAGGCTTACAACATTATATTTATTGGTAAATAATGAAATCCCGCCATATTACAAAGAAGAAGAGATAGCTTATGATCCTAGACGACTGTTTTTTAATGTGTCTTCAGGTGAGTTGCTGTATTATCAAGCGATAA